Proteins from one Psilocybe cubensis strain MGC-MH-2018 chromosome 11, whole genome shotgun sequence genomic window:
- a CDS encoding putative NRPS-like protein biosynthetic cluster produces the protein MSPTAPPRDCSVTLPEVVDFHIKNNPDYPVWIFNEDGQSDITKVTYLEYGRACHRVAHKMRPGRRGPEGELIAIVAFSDNLLYNAVSVGLIRAGMVPFLMSPRNTAAAIIKMLKETDCHRLLSTQQTLKPLLAGIRSELASTSPGFELSIEEMPAFYDIYPKLGCESQDDPFEEYPMPLVRPPLDNVMLYLHSSGSTGFPKSIAETFRIMVHWASFPPTDDLALMTLGCMALPTFHTLGIICTLLYSMYGMSIVALYPPSATSPASLPPIPTPDNIIDHTRRTNCNVLISIPTLLQSWAQNRKHVEFLAKLDMVTWSGGSVPTKLGNFMTDSGVKLSPIFGGTEFGAPTYLKRRSGGYGDWEWISMDECVRIRWDPQGDGTYECQFLTSPDHQLSVENMPDIKGYASADLFIPHPTVPNFWKIVGRKDDVIIHSSGEKTVPAPMENIILNSPFTMGVVIFGREHDQAGVLIELKPTYNFDPSIEVNVIQGRNLMWPVIEEANRVAPAFSRIFKELIIFTSPNKPLPRAGKGTVMRKASLALYHEEIEALYASIESTVSAETVSPPPEWTEEATRKWLMHQVADITSGKVSCISVDLFEQGVDSLSSTILRRRIVGALQSNKETLKASEMIAQSLVYNYPSIEKLSTFLLGLIRDPDSNLVTTSRVDAIEEMISKYNVGFQKPLLSGTPENSATVLLTGTTGNLGSEILAGLLKNEAVKKIYALNRPSKDARARHVARFEDRGFDVGLLSDDKLVLLDGDITKKHIGLEQGRYQELLDNVNVIIHAAWRVDFNLQLVSFEPMVRGTRNLIDLAQSTSAGSSTKLLFTSSVASAFSWDRSRGPYAEEVLLDPKYAIGNGYGESKYVAERLITQSGVNGTSFRVGQISGGQPKGAWATTDWVPILVKSSIELNALPSMFGFASWLPMDGVAQSIIDVALHNSDLPPALNLVHPRPIPFDDIVSAINNALVQEGVTTTQIPVLPIQDWYSLLEKRAKRANPEDHKAIPAIKLLDFFRGAATVDSALRSGQIKGTESGGIAEFLTTKSQNVSTTMRNIPSLSNGDAQLWVKYWKSTGFFN, from the exons ATGTCTCCTACTGCACCACCAAGAGACTGCTCAGTAACTCTTCCAGAAGTCGTTGACTTCCACATCAAGAACAATCCTGACTACCCTGTAtggattttcaacgaagatgGTCAATCAGACATAACAAAAGTCACATACTTGGAGTACGGACGCGCATGTCATCGTGTAGCGCATAAGATGCGTCCAGGACGTAGAGGACCTGAAGGAGAGTTGATCGCTATTGTTGCCTTTTCGGACAATTTGTTGTATAACGCGGTTTCTGTTGGCTTGATACGGGCAGGGATGGTG CCTTTCTTGATGTCTCCAAGAaatactgctgctgctattATCAAAATGCTGAAAGAGACAGACTGCCACAGATTACTCTCTACGCAACAGACTTTAAAACCACTACTGGCCGGCATCAGGTCCGAGTTAGCATCGACAAGCCCCGGATTCGAGTTATCCATTGAAGAGATGCCTGCGTTCTATGATATTTATCCAAAGTTAGGGTGCGAGTCTCAAGATGATCCTTTTGAAGAATATCCTATGCCACTTGTTCGCCCACCACTGGACAACGTGATGTTGTACCTTCATTCGTCTGGAAGTACAGGTTTCCCCAAATCTATCGCAGAAACCTTTAGAATCATGGTTCATTGGGCATCATTTC CACCGACGGATGACTTGGCTCTGATGACCCTTGGATGTATGGCTCTTCCAACATTCCACACGCTGGGAATCATTTGTACGCTATTATATTCCATGTATGGGATGAGTATTGTCGCATTGTACCCTCCGTCCGCGACGTCACCAGCATCACTTCCACCTATACCTACTCCGGACAACATCATCGATCATACGCGCAGGACCAACTGCAACGTTCTGATTTCCATCCCGACCCTTTTGCAAAGCTGGGCCCAAAATAGAAAGCATGTCGAGTTTCTAGCCAAACTGGATATGGTG ACGTGGTCTGGAGGTTCTGTTCCTACCAAACTCGGTAATTTTATGACAGATTCAGGAGTAAAATTAAGCCCAATATTTGGTGGTACCGAGTTTGGTGCGCCGACCTATCTCAAGCGCAGGTCAGGGGGTTACGGTGATTGGGAATGGATTTCTATGGACGAGTGCGTGAGGATCAGATGGGACCCTCAAGGTGACGGCACTTATGAGTGCCAGTTTTTA ACTTCTCCTGACCACCAGCTATCAGTTGAGAATATGCCTGACATTAAGGGATATGCTAGTGCCGACCTCTTTATCCCACACCCTACAGTGCCGAATTTTTGGAAGAT TGTTGGCCGAAAAGATGACGTTATTATACATTCGTCCGGAGAGAAAACGGTTCCTGCGCCAATGGAAAACATCATCTTGAATAGTCCATT CACCATGGGGGTCGTGATTTTTGGACGGGAACATGATCAAGCTGGCGTGCTCATCGAGCTTAAGCCCACGTATAATTTTGATCCGTCGATCGAAGTTAACGTTATTCAAGGAAGAAACCTCATGTG GCCTGTCATCGAAGAAGCAAACCGAGTTGCACCAGCGTTCAGCAGGATTTTCAAAGAACTCATTATCTTTACTTCTCCGAACAAACCTCTTCCTCGTGCTGGCAAGGGCACCGTCATGCGAAAAGCCTCATTGGCGCTATATCACGAGGAGATTGAAGCCCT ATACGCTTCCATCGAATCAACCGTCAGTGCCGAAACagtttctcctcctccagaaTGGACAGAAGAGGCAACAAGAAAATGGTTGATGCATCAAGTCGCTGATATAACATCAGGCAAGGTTTCCTGCATCTCCGTCGATTTGTTTGAACAAGGTGTCGACAG CTTGAGCTCGACTATCCTTCGCCGCCGTATCGTCGGAGCCTTGCAATCGAACAAGGAAACTCTTAAGGCTTCGGAAATGATTGCTCAGAGTCTAGTCTATAACTATCCATCTATCGAGAAACTTTCCACATTCCTCTTGGGTCTCATCAGGGACCCTGACAGTAACCTTGTGACCACAAGCAGAGTTGATGCCATCGAGGAAATGATTTCGAAATACAATGTCGGATTTCAGAAGCCATTGCTATCCGGCACTCCAGAAAACTCTGCAACCGTGCTTCTCACCGGCACTACGGGCAACCTTGGCTCTGAAATTTTGGCAGGTCTCCTGAAGAATGAAGCTGTCAAGAAGATCTATGCTCTAAACCGTCCTTCGAAAGATGCTCGCGCAAGGCATGTTGCGCGATTTGAGGATAGAGGATTTGATGTTGGGTTATTATCGGACGATAAATTGGTTTTACTGGACGGAGACATCACGAAAAAGCATATTGGATTGGAGCAAGGACGCTATCAAGAG TTACTCGACAATGTCAACGTCATCATCCACGCTGCATGGAGGGTTGACTTCAACCTGCAATTGGTATCTTTTGAGCCCATGGTCCGTGGAACTCGCAACCTGATCGACCTTGCACAATCAACGTCTGCTGGTTCGTCAACCAAGCTGCTCTTTACTTCATCTGTGGCTTCCGCATTTTCTTGGGATAGGTCTCGTGGCCCCTACGCAGAGGAAGTTCTCCTAGATCCAAAATATGCCATCGGGAACGGGTACGGTGAATCGAAGTATGTGGCTGAAAGA CTCATCACTCAAAGCGGTGTTAATGGTACCTCGTTCCGAGTAGGCCAAATTTCTGGTGGGCAACCTAAAGGAGCATGGGCCACGACCGACTGGGTGCCGATTCTTGTAAAGTCGAGCATTGAGCTTAATGCTCTTCCCTCTATGTTCGGG TTTGCATCGTGGTTGCCCATGGATGGGGTTGCCCAGAGCATAATCGATGTTGCATTGCACAATTCGGatcttcctcctgctctCAATCTGGTGCATCCTAGACCAATACCTTTTGACGATATCGTCAGTGCGATAAATAACGCTCTCGTCCAGGAAGGCGTCACAACTACGCAAATCCCTGTATTGCCTATCCAAGACTGGTACTCGCTTCTGGAAAAACGCGCAAAGCGTGCAAACCCTGAAGATCACAAGGCTATT CCTGCCATCAAGCTCCTCGATTTTTTCAGAGGAGCTGCCACAGTGGACTCGGCGCTGAGGTCCGGCCAGATCAAGGGCACGGAAAGTGGCGGCATAGCAGAATTTTTGACAACCAAATCGCAAAATGTCAGTACAACCATGCGCAACATCCCTTCCCTAAGTAATGGGGACGCCCAACTATGGGTTAAATATTGGAAGTCAACTGGCTTCTTTAATTAG
- a CDS encoding Delta(12) fatty acid desaturase — protein sequence MFFKNGPEYEERLKRPFVPPTFTLKEVHDAVPKHLLRKNQRKAALYVIRDIVFTSLLYKFAYSITPWAASDFGGYVTEGWQKTLLKASMWGFYWWFQGLVFAGIFCLGHDAGHTSLFESNKINNTVGFLLHSYLLIPYFSWRSTHHAHHKATGSMERDENYVPYTRSQFNLPSEKLAKSTDYSEIFEETPLYTLYRMFIMQGFGWWVYLARNTMGSPMYPPGTNHFSPYSPLFKKEQRFSIFMSNVGLGAMSFILYKLGREFFLWYYLAPYVLVNHWIVMFTFLHHSDPTIPHYRKGEWSFLRGAVGTVDRPLLGWMGRFFFHNISHDHVAHHFFLRAPFYNGPEITKAVKSVLKEDYNYDSTPSFYALYRSFTQCLFIEDEGDIVFYKNKEGKAVRELKESVMEEIKAKGWDPAEQDKLSEEESKAN from the exons ATGTTTTTTAAAAATGGTCCAGAATACGAGGAACG ACTCAAGCGACCATTCGTTCCTCCCACGTTTACACTAAAGGAAGTGCATGATGCCGTGCCCAAGCATTTGCTCAGGA AAAATCAACGAAAGGCAGCTCTATATGTCATTCGCGATATCGTATTCACCTCGCTCCTATATAAATTCGCATATTCGATCACACCTTGGGCGGCGAGTGATTTCGGGGGATATGTGACGGAAGGATGGCAGAAGACCCTTTTGAAAGCGTCGATGTGGGGATTTTATTGGTGGTTCCAGGGACTCGTATTTGCTGGGATTTTCTGTCTTG GCCATGATGCCGGACACACTTCCCTTTTCGAAAGCAATAAAATTAACAACACAGTTGGTTTCCTCCTCCATTCT TACTTGCTGATCCCATACTTCTCGTGGCGCTCAACCCATCACGCTCATCAT AAAGCAACAGGTTCTATGGAGCGAGACGAAAACTATGTTCCATATACCCGCAGTCAATTCAACCTTCCATCCGAAAAATTGGCCAAGAGCACAGATTATTCTGAAATCTTCGAGGAGACACCATTGTACACCCTCTACAGGATGTTCATCATGCAGGGCTT CGGGTGGTGGGTTTACCTTGC GCGTAACACCATGGGGTCTCCAATGTACCCCCCCGGCACCAACCATTTTAGTCCATATTCGCCACTCTTTAAAAAGGAGCAAC gcttttcaattttcatgTCCAATGTCGGCCTCGGCGCCATGTCCTTCATACTGTACAAACTTGGAAGGGAATTCTTCTTGTGGTATTATTTGGCGCCATATGTC CTCGTCAACCACTGGATTGTGATGTTCACCTTCCTTCATCACTCAGATCCCACTATCCCCCATTATCGCAAGGGAGAATGGTCCTTCCTCCGAGGCGCCGTTGGCACCGTTGACAGACCGCTACTCGGGTGGATGGGCAGGTTCTTCTTCCACAACATCAGTCACGACCATGTCGCGCATC ACTTCTTCCTTCGCGCTCCATTCT ATAACGGGCCGGAAATCACCAAAGCGGTGAAGTCTGTCTTGAAGGAGGATTACAATTACGACTCAACG CCCTCTTTCTATGCCCTCTACCGCTCATTTACACAATGTCTCttcattgaagatgaaggtgaTATTGTATTTTACAAGAACAAGGAAGGGAAGGCAGTGCGTGAGTTGAAGGAATCTGTAATGGAAGAGATCAAAGCAAAAGGATGGGATCCGGCGGAACAGGATAAATTAAGCGAGGAGGAGAGCAAGGCGAATTGA